One window of the Cotesia glomerata isolate CgM1 linkage group LG10, MPM_Cglom_v2.3, whole genome shotgun sequence genome contains the following:
- the LOC123272774 gene encoding barH-like 1 homeobox protein, producing MTVHHQSHHVAALNGITVQAGAGGLNLTRMPGLEAHRLESDRLSLDSRADIINNNNSHNHNHSHNLSLSLSGNHGDRADNASTTMPHRSRFMITDILADASSPASLQCQEPPLSPPAAPRDLSVRPGKNSGGLKRKRDEDSDASHHDATSMSSNGVKEEHDQKESSSSSQNSPPSKKQRKARTAFTDNQLQTLEKSFERQKYLSVQDRMELAAKLQLTDTQVKTWYQNRRTKWKRQTIVSFEILAEASNYVSFGNVYAGRAGMPTQPSYWYPGAPVGVPPPNELFYRQASAAAAVTLQKPMPHRFYPPMQMLAGPSANVPLGNLAASSSLSSLSSYYNRESPEIMPDREREREHLERVALRARSKSLERSPPPRDDSPQSNRNDSDDESINDI from the exons ATGACAGTTCACCACCAGAGTCACCACGTAGCTGCGTTGAATGGGATCACGGTGCAGGCCGGGGCCGGAGGGTTGAATCTCACCCGGATGCCGGGTCTCGAGGCACACAGGTTGGAAAGTGACAGGCTGAGCTTGGACTCAAGGGCggatattatcaataataataatagtcataatcataatcatagtCATAACCTTAGTTTGAGTCTGAGTGGAAATCACGGGGACCGCGCGGATAATGCCTCTACGACGATGCCACACAGGTCGAGGTTCATGATCACTGATATCCTGGCCGACGCCTCCAGTCCCGCGTCCTTGCAATGCCAGGAGCCACCCTTGAGTCCGCCGGCTGCTCCAAGGGACCTCAGTGTTCGCCCGGGGAAGAATTCTGGGGGGCTCAAGAGGAAAAGGGACGAGGACAGTGATGCCAGTCACCACGATGCCACTTCTATGTCTTCCAATG GTGTTAAAGAGGAACACGATCAAAAAGAGTCTTCCTCAAGTTCCCAAAATTCACCGCCAAGTAAAAAGCAGCGCAAAGCGCGGACGGCGTTCACAGACAACCAGCTCCAAACACTCGAGAAGAGTTTTGAGCGACAAAAGTACCTGAGCGTTCAGGATCGGATGGAGTTAGCGGCCAAGTTACAATTAACGGATACGCAGGTCAAAACGTGGTACCAAAATagaag AACAAAATGGAAAAGACAAACGATAGTAAGCTTCGAAATCCTTGCCGAGGCGAGTAATTACGTTTCCTTCGGAAATGTGTACGCCGGTCGGGCTGGTATGCCGACGCAGCCTTCCTACTGGTACCCTGGAGCACCAGTAGGAGTACCTCCACCAAATGAGCTCTTCTACAGACAAGCATCGGCCGCAGCCGCAGTAACGCTGCAGAAACCGATGCCTCACCGATTTTACCCGCCGATGCAGATGCTTGCCGGTCCTAGTGCAAATGTTCCCCTCGGAAACCTCGCGGCCAGCTCGAGTCTCTCCAGCCTTAGCAGCTACTATAACCGCGAAAGTCCGGAGATAATGCCGGACCGAGAACGGGAACGGGAACATCTCGAACGTGTAGCGCTCAGGGCGAGGAGCAAAAGCCTGGAAAGGAGTCCTCCGCCTCGGGATGACAGTCCGCAGAGTAATCGCAATGACAGCGACGATGAAAGCATCAACGACATCTAG